In the genome of uncultured Campylobacter sp., one region contains:
- the maf gene encoding septum formation inhibitor Maf — MIYLASSSPTRAQILKDNGVEFTQIPFNFDESGISKDDARTYAYRVVLAKKTQFFKIYKNYDRVLFADSSVLAGGKILGKARDEADALRMLRAQSGASCAVYTAMIFCSKALELSALSVASFEFAEFTEADLKGYIASGDWRGKAGAMSIEGFNEKYIKSSRGSKFTAMGLDLKILKRFVW; from the coding sequence ATGATCTATTTAGCTTCCAGTTCGCCTACTAGAGCGCAAATTCTAAAGGATAACGGCGTAGAATTTACGCAAATTCCTTTTAATTTCGACGAAAGCGGCATTAGTAAGGACGATGCACGCACCTATGCTTACCGCGTTGTCTTGGCTAAGAAAACGCAGTTTTTTAAAATTTATAAAAATTATGATAGAGTGCTGTTTGCCGATAGCTCCGTGCTTGCCGGCGGTAAAATTTTAGGCAAGGCGCGGGATGAAGCGGACGCGTTAAGGATGCTGCGAGCTCAAAGCGGTGCTAGCTGCGCCGTTTATACTGCGATGATTTTTTGTAGTAAGGCGTTAGAGCTTTCGGCACTTAGCGTCGCAAGCTTTGAATTTGCGGAATTTACTGAAGCGGATTTAAAAGGCTATATCGCTAGCGGTGATTGGCGCGGCAAGGCGGGTGCGATGAGTATCGAGGGCTTTAATGAAAAATATATCAAAAGCTCGCGTGGGTCAAAATTCACGGCGATGGGGCTTGATCTGAAAATTTTAAAGAGGTTTGTATGGTAA
- a CDS encoding transglycosylase domain-containing protein, with the protein MVRVLFSFITVCAFAAGGIFLYFYSQIRLESDSIIDYHPELTTKIYDRNGNLIANVFNEQNRIYVKFDEIPGRVIEALVAIEDTAFFEHGGVNVEAIFRAIIKDVKAMKFVEGASTITQQITRNLVLSSEKKLDRKIKEAILSLKIENALSKEQILERYFNEVYFGHGYYGIRTAALGYFKKDLQDLSLKEIAILVGLPKAPSSFDPTKHLDLSLSRANNVIYRMHELGWINKTEYELAMNEQPTIYNETLTQNVAPYAVDEIIKEAEKILPDVRTGGYRIDTSLDLKAQAMAQEALVFGYNEILKRNKDANASNVNGAMVVTHPQNGEILALVGGVDYSKSNFNRASQSQRQTGSSFKPFVYQIALDMGYSTMTEVPDIAREFDDGSDKTWKPKNYDKTYSGYITIKEALTRSRNLASINLMQSIGVDRAVKKLGEFGFKNVPPALSVAIGSYGISPLEYSTMYSMFPGLGITAKSKFIVSITDKDGKTRFIEPERRRVLRPEQAYLMTTLLKNIVQRGTGTRARVQGIDIAGKTGTSNDSIDAWFCGFTPDLQIIIWYGNDDYKPMRKVEGGGRTAAPVFAKFLDAYLKEYPQTRRNFTVPDGVFSRQYNGKDEYYTKISPLPKPRESSSDGSL; encoded by the coding sequence ATGGTAAGAGTTTTATTTAGTTTTATTACAGTTTGTGCGTTTGCCGCAGGCGGGATTTTTTTGTATTTTTACTCGCAAATCCGCTTGGAATCGGACTCGATCATCGATTATCATCCCGAGCTTACGACTAAAATTTATGATCGCAACGGTAATTTGATAGCCAACGTTTTCAATGAACAAAATAGAATTTACGTAAAATTCGACGAGATTCCAGGCCGCGTGATCGAGGCGCTCGTAGCTATCGAGGATACGGCGTTTTTCGAACACGGCGGCGTGAATGTCGAGGCGATTTTTAGGGCGATTATTAAGGACGTCAAAGCGATGAAATTCGTCGAAGGGGCTTCCACGATTACACAGCAGATCACGCGGAATTTAGTTCTTTCGAGCGAAAAGAAGCTTGATCGCAAGATCAAAGAAGCGATCCTATCGCTTAAGATAGAAAACGCCCTAAGTAAGGAACAAATTCTAGAGCGTTACTTCAACGAAGTATATTTCGGGCACGGATATTACGGCATCCGCACGGCGGCTTTAGGATATTTCAAAAAGGATTTGCAAGATTTAAGCCTTAAAGAGATCGCGATTTTAGTGGGCTTGCCGAAAGCTCCTAGCAGCTTCGATCCTACTAAGCACCTGGATTTGTCGCTTTCGCGCGCCAATAACGTGATTTATAGGATGCATGAGCTCGGCTGGATAAATAAGACCGAATATGAGCTTGCGATGAACGAGCAGCCTACGATCTACAACGAAACGCTCACGCAAAACGTAGCGCCGTATGCCGTAGATGAGATCATAAAAGAAGCCGAAAAAATTCTACCGGACGTCCGCACGGGCGGATACCGCATAGATACGAGCCTTGATCTAAAGGCGCAAGCGATGGCGCAAGAGGCATTAGTTTTCGGCTACAATGAAATTTTAAAGCGCAACAAAGACGCTAATGCAAGCAATGTAAATGGCGCTATGGTCGTCACGCATCCGCAAAATGGCGAAATTTTAGCCTTAGTAGGCGGCGTGGATTACTCGAAATCAAATTTCAATCGCGCCAGCCAATCCCAGCGCCAAACCGGCTCCAGCTTTAAGCCTTTTGTCTATCAAATCGCCCTTGATATGGGCTACTCGACGATGACCGAAGTTCCCGATATAGCTAGAGAATTCGACGATGGCAGCGATAAAACGTGGAAGCCGAAAAATTACGACAAGACTTACAGCGGCTACATCACGATCAAAGAAGCTTTAACTCGCTCGCGCAACCTTGCCTCGATCAATCTGATGCAATCTATTGGCGTTGATCGCGCGGTAAAAAAGCTTGGCGAGTTCGGCTTTAAAAACGTCCCGCCCGCTCTATCGGTGGCTATCGGCAGCTACGGAATTTCGCCGCTTGAATACTCCACAATGTATTCGATGTTTCCGGGGCTTGGAATTACAGCAAAATCAAAATTTATCGTTTCGATTACTGATAAGGACGGCAAAACTCGCTTTATAGAGCCTGAGCGACGTCGCGTGCTGCGCCCTGAACAGGCATATCTGATGACTACGCTGCTAAAAAATATCGTGCAGCGCGGCACCGGTACTCGCGCACGCGTACAGGGCATCGACATAGCAGGCAAAACAGGCACCTCAAACGATAGCATAGACGCGTGGTTTTGCGGCTTTACGCCCGATCTGCAGATCATCATCTGGTACGGCAATGACGATTATAAACCCATGCGAAAGGTCGAGGGTGGCGGGCGTACTGCAGCACCGGTATTTGCAAAATTTTTAGATGCCTATTTAAAAGAATATCCGCAAACCAGGCGCAATTTCACCGTCCCAGACGGCGTTTTTAGCCGCCAGTACAACGGCAAAGACGAGTATTACACTAAAATTTCGCCGCTTCCTAAACCTCGCGAAAGTAGCAGCGACGGATCATTGTAA
- a CDS encoding nitric-oxide reductase large subunit, with protein MAEFKKLWMALVAVLIVGFSFLGFYGGEVYRQSPPVVKFTDASGNELISTERIYRGQEAWQSIGGMQVGSIWGHGAYQAPDWSADWLHKELVAFMDIKAQERFGAKFDALNDEQKAQIKALTKAEYRTNTVKDGAVKLSDDRLKAMAVVKDEYMGVFGNDPRFKKLREDYAMKENTLANEQHRAELMDFIFWTAWAVSTDRPSGEATYTNNWPHEPLIDNVPTTENVVWTIASLVILLTGIGLLVWFGNFYGKKDEDFEAPAKLNADPIAALALTPSQKALGKYLFVAIALFAFQAFIGGFVAHYTIEGQSFFGLDISQYIPYSLARTWHVQASIFWIATGFLAAGLFLAPIINGGKDPKFQKLGVDVLFYALLFLVVGSFAGEYMAIAGKMDPSSSFWIGHQGYEYLDLGRIWQLILFVGLVIWMVLVLRGFIAGFRAEGDKNLLAIFTASVIAVGLFYGAGLFYGQRSPIPVMEYWRWWVVHLWVEGFFEVFATASLAFVFASLGLVSKKFATYTSIASASIFLIGGIPGTFHHLYFAGTTTPIMAVGASFSALEVVPLVLLGSEAFHYYKLQFAQDWAKRLKWPLYCFIAVAFWNMLGAGVFGFLINPPLALFYIQGLNTTAVHAHTALFGVYGFLALGFVWLVALYIYRQKSFDDTLMKIGFWALNAGLLLMVLISLLPVGILQAFAAIDVGMWYARSAEFLQKDSLYGLRWARIIGDTIFLVGSVCFLLQIVRMIFSRAK; from the coding sequence ATGGCAGAATTTAAGAAGCTCTGGATGGCGCTTGTAGCGGTGCTCATCGTGGGCTTTAGTTTCTTGGGTTTTTACGGCGGCGAGGTGTATAGGCAGTCTCCGCCGGTGGTAAAATTTACCGATGCTAGCGGCAACGAGCTAATCAGCACCGAGCGTATTTACCGCGGGCAGGAGGCCTGGCAGAGCATCGGCGGTATGCAGGTAGGCTCTATCTGGGGTCACGGCGCGTATCAGGCGCCCGATTGGAGTGCAGATTGGCTGCATAAGGAGCTAGTCGCGTTTATGGATATCAAGGCGCAGGAGCGCTTCGGAGCTAAATTTGACGCTTTAAATGATGAACAAAAGGCTCAGATCAAGGCTCTTACCAAGGCCGAGTACCGCACTAATACCGTAAAAGACGGCGCCGTTAAGCTAAGCGATGATCGCTTAAAGGCTATGGCGGTCGTAAAAGACGAGTACATGGGCGTTTTCGGAAACGATCCGCGCTTTAAAAAGCTTCGCGAGGATTACGCGATGAAGGAAAACACGCTCGCAAATGAGCAGCATCGCGCCGAGCTTATGGATTTCATATTTTGGACTGCTTGGGCCGTTTCTACGGATCGTCCGAGCGGAGAGGCGACCTATACCAATAACTGGCCGCACGAGCCGCTGATAGACAATGTCCCTACCACGGAAAACGTCGTTTGGACGATCGCAAGCCTCGTTATTTTGCTTACCGGCATCGGTCTTTTAGTATGGTTTGGAAATTTCTACGGCAAAAAGGACGAGGATTTCGAGGCTCCTGCAAAGCTAAACGCCGATCCGATCGCCGCTTTAGCGCTTACGCCGTCGCAAAAGGCGCTCGGCAAGTACCTTTTCGTAGCGATTGCATTGTTTGCATTTCAAGCCTTCATCGGCGGCTTTGTTGCGCACTATACGATCGAGGGTCAGTCCTTTTTCGGGCTTGATATTTCGCAGTATATCCCTTACTCGCTAGCGCGCACCTGGCACGTGCAGGCATCCATTTTCTGGATCGCTACGGGCTTTTTAGCGGCAGGATTGTTTTTGGCTCCGATCATCAACGGCGGCAAGGATCCGAAATTTCAAAAGCTCGGCGTGGACGTGCTTTTCTACGCGCTTCTTTTCTTGGTCGTCGGCAGCTTCGCGGGCGAATACATGGCGATTGCGGGCAAGATGGATCCAAGCAGTAGCTTCTGGATCGGACATCAAGGATACGAGTATTTAGACCTCGGTAGAATTTGGCAGCTGATACTATTCGTGGGCCTTGTAATCTGGATGGTGCTCGTGCTTCGCGGCTTTATCGCGGGCTTTAGAGCCGAGGGTGATAAGAATTTATTAGCGATCTTTACCGCTTCGGTTATCGCCGTGGGGCTTTTTTACGGCGCAGGACTATTCTACGGACAGCGCTCGCCGATCCCTGTAATGGAGTACTGGCGCTGGTGGGTCGTGCACCTTTGGGTCGAGGGATTTTTCGAGGTTTTCGCAACGGCGTCTTTGGCGTTCGTGTTCGCGTCCTTGGGCTTAGTAAGCAAGAAATTTGCCACCTACACCTCGATTGCTAGCGCGTCGATTTTCCTAATCGGCGGAATTCCTGGTACCTTCCACCACCTCTATTTTGCGGGCACCACTACGCCGATAATGGCTGTGGGTGCGAGCTTCTCGGCGCTTGAGGTCGTGCCTTTGGTGCTTTTGGGCTCAGAGGCGTTTCATTACTACAAGCTTCAATTCGCGCAGGATTGGGCTAAGCGTTTAAAATGGCCGCTTTACTGCTTCATCGCCGTGGCGTTTTGGAATATGCTGGGCGCGGGCGTTTTCGGCTTTTTAATCAACCCGCCGCTTGCGCTGTTTTACATTCAGGGCTTAAATACCACCGCAGTGCACGCTCATACGGCGCTATTTGGCGTATACGGCTTTTTAGCGCTCGGCTTCGTGTGGCTCGTGGCGCTGTATATCTACAGGCAAAAAAGCTTTGACGATACGCTGATGAAGATCGGCTTTTGGGCGCTAAATGCAGGTCTGCTTCTGATGGTGCTAATCTCGCTTCTACCGGTTGGAATTTTGCAGGCGTTCGCGGCGATCGATGTGGGTATGTGGTACGCAAGAAGTGCGGAATTCTTGCAAAAAGATAGCCTCTATGGGCTCCGCTGGGCGCGAATCATCGGTGATACGATCTTTTTGGTAGGAAGCGTGTGCTTCTTGCTTCAAATCGTGCGAATGATATTCTCACGCGCTAAATAG
- a CDS encoding GatB/YqeY domain-containing protein, translating to MGVREQILEDIKTAMKSGDHFRRDSLRMLNAALKQVEVDERISLSDERVFSILQSEIKRRNDSVEQYRAGGREDLVQKEQGEIEIIASYLPAQLSDAELAAEVSSLIAELGASGAKDMGRVMKAAKEALGSSVDGKRLSEAVKAALK from the coding sequence ATGGGTGTGCGAGAGCAAATTTTAGAAGACATTAAAACGGCGATGAAGAGCGGCGATCACTTCCGCAGAGACAGCTTGCGGATGCTTAACGCCGCGCTTAAGCAGGTTGAGGTGGACGAGCGCATCAGCCTTAGCGACGAGCGCGTCTTTAGCATACTTCAAAGCGAGATCAAGCGCCGAAACGACTCTGTGGAGCAGTATCGCGCGGGCGGTCGCGAAGATCTGGTGCAAAAAGAGCAGGGTGAGATCGAGATCATCGCGTCCTATCTGCCAGCGCAGCTAAGCGATGCCGAGCTTGCAGCCGAGGTTAGCTCGCTAATCGCCGAGCTCGGTGCGAGCGGCGCAAAGGATATGGGGCGCGTGATGAAAGCCGCCAAAGAAGCGCTTGGCTCAAGCGTGGACGGCAAGCGCCTAAGCGAGGCGGTCAAGGCGGCACTGAAGTAG